In bacterium, the following are encoded in one genomic region:
- a CDS encoding Fic family protein has translation MQRGMTGHYEVTTIGGEEVRAFLPYPLPPNPPLEMTPDRQQCLERATLALGRLDSITLLLPNPDLFLYSYVRREAVLSSQIEGTQSSLADLLLFELEETPGVPLDDVGEVSNYVAALHHGLKRLKEGFPLSNRLLREMQVELLSRGIGSSKAPGEFRRTQNWIGGTRPGNAHFVPPPPGAVEDGMAALERFLHEKQSPYSALIKAALTHVQFETIHPFLDGNGRLGRLLIALVLHAEGVLSQPLLYLSLFFKQHRSEYYRLLDLVRSEGDWEAWVDFFLEGVDRTASRAVQTAKRLVTIFREDEQTLEELGRLAANTLRVHRTFCEPPLLTLPQICSRAGITFPTAAKGVENLVRLGVVRELTGQRRHRIFAYDRHLAILNEETEPL, from the coding sequence GACGCCCGACCGCCAGCAATGTTTGGAACGGGCCACCCTGGCGTTGGGGCGATTGGACAGTATTACCCTTCTGCTGCCAAACCCGGATTTGTTTCTCTATTCCTATGTGCGTCGCGAAGCAGTCCTCTCCTCCCAAATCGAGGGCACGCAGTCGTCTTTGGCAGACCTGTTGCTTTTCGAGCTCGAAGAGACGCCGGGCGTGCCGCTCGATGATGTCGGTGAAGTGTCGAACTACGTTGCCGCGCTCCATCATGGTTTGAAAAGGCTGAAAGAAGGCTTTCCGCTTTCCAACCGGCTGCTGCGTGAGATGCAAGTTGAGCTGCTCTCCCGCGGCATAGGCAGCAGCAAGGCTCCCGGAGAATTCCGCCGCACACAAAACTGGATTGGCGGTACCCGACCGGGCAATGCCCATTTCGTGCCGCCGCCGCCCGGAGCGGTGGAGGATGGCATGGCTGCGCTCGAGCGTTTCCTTCATGAGAAGCAGTCACCGTATTCGGCGTTGATCAAGGCTGCGCTCACCCATGTACAGTTCGAAACCATCCACCCCTTTCTCGATGGCAATGGACGGCTGGGGCGGCTCTTGATCGCTCTCGTCCTGCACGCTGAGGGCGTGCTTTCGCAACCGCTGCTTTACTTGAGTCTCTTTTTCAAACAGCATCGCAGCGAGTACTACCGTTTGCTTGATTTGGTCCGCTCCGAAGGAGATTGGGAGGCCTGGGTGGATTTTTTTCTCGAAGGTGTTGACCGGACGGCTTCTCGAGCAGTGCAAACCGCAAAGCGGCTGGTGACGATTTTTCGGGAAGATGAGCAAACGCTGGAGGAGCTCGGCCGGTTGGCGGCCAACACGCTGCGTGTTCACCGCACGTTCTGCGAACCTCCCCTCTTGACCCTGCCACAGATTTGCAGCCGGGCCGGCATCACTTTTCCCACGGCTGCGAAAGGCGTGGAGAATCTGGTTCGGCTGGGCGTGGTGCGCGAGTTGACTGGCCAACGCCGCCATCGCATCTTCGCCTACGATCGCCATCTGGCGATTCTGAACGAAGAGACTGAGCCGCTCTGA